The Tautonia marina genomic interval AGACCGGAGGGTCGTGAGCGCGGAAACTCGCCATCGTCATCCCCTGTTTGCCGAGTCGGTCCCCAGGGTCCGGGGGATTCGTCCTGAACACGTCAGTGGTCCGAGGCCTCCTTGCCTCGGACTGGACGGCGATCCTCCGCTCGGGCCGCGGAGATCGTTCCAAACCCTTTTGAGTCATGAGACGGGGGGGATGATTCGACTCCCTTCGATCACCATCCGTGCCCGCGGTGACGACCATGCCCGTGGAACCCGCCGTGGCCACCCCGACCAGGGAAGCCGACGTGGCCAGGCACGCCGTACCCCGATCGGAATTCCCGGTACACCGAACCGCCGTAACCGTAGCCGTATCCCGGCCCATAGCCGGGAACTCCGCAGACGGGCGGGACCGGCGGCGGGCAGTAGCGAGGCGGTCGCACGTGCCCGCAGGGCGACTTGCAGCCGAGGTGGCAGCCGGAGGTCCGGCCGATTCCCACATTCACGCTGATGCCGCCAAAGCTGCCACCCGGGCCGATTCCGAATCCTGGGCGGTGGCCAAAGCCTGGCCCAAACTGAGCCGCCGCAGGAGTCGGTGATCCCAGCATGACCAGCCCGCCGGCCACCAGCGCACCGAAAAGACTCAGGGTCTTCAGATTCAATCGCATCGGAGATACCTCAATTCATGGGGTGAACTGCGAGTTGATTCCCGTGGGATGCTCCGCCGCCTCGAACCGCTCCGTCTCGGTCGTGTCCGGGGCATCCGTTGCTCCACGTCTCGAATCAAATCCAACAACCACGTGCCGCCCCGATCGTTCAGACGCCTCACAGAACCGTTCCCAGACGTTCCTTCCGCGTCGTGATGATCGACCGCTGGGCAGCGACGGTCTGATCGCACCCGCTGTGCCATTCCCACGATCCCGGCAATTAACCAACCCTGAACCTTTTTCAGGAAAACGACTTAGGTCGCGTTTCTCCGAAATCGAATTCCCTCAATCACGTGAACGAATCCACCAAAGTCCTGGCGAGGCGTGGGAATTCTGTTGCCTGCAACCGCGAGGGATCGTCCTTCGAATTGCCGAGATCAGAACGATCCCTGTCGCGGAGGATTTCGTTCAAACTGGGGTTTCCTGACTGCTGGGCATCTGGTATCAACCGACCCGCGGAGCAACACGCGCCGTGACGGGGGGGACCCGATCGGACGGGTCCACCGAGCCGACGTCGGGGCCTTCATGGACCGCTCGGTCCCGGCCCGTCCGTCGATTCGACGGAGCCCTCGGATCGGGACGACTCCCAAGGAGTGGGAGGCGAAACCATGGCCCGGTGGTGGCCGACCCGCTCAGAGAACGGTGAACAGACCGTTCGAGCACGGTTCCCAAGGATGGGGAGCGCAGGCATGCCCCTGCGGATGTCAATTGCCGCGGTGATCTCGCTGGGGCTGGCCGTAGGCGTCCAATTCGTCTCCGGTCAGGCCGCTCAGCAGCCGCCTCAGGTCGCCCAGCCTCCGGCCCCGAAGCCGTCGGCCGCCGACGATGCGCGGCTCGAACCGCCTCGGGTGGCGAGTCCCGCCGCGATCGCCAACAGTGACGCTCCCGCCGCAAGCGAGGTCACTCCGCCCCGAGTCGTCGAGCCCGACTCGAACGCTGCCAGGGGCTCGCTTCCTCAACTCCCCGTCGATTCCGCCGACATCGGGCCCCCCGCCGTCGCGTCTCCCCGGTCGCTCGACCTTCCTCCGAGCGATGGCATGGGCGAACTGCTTCCGCCCTCCGTGGCCGATCAGCCTGCAATGGCGATCGATCAGGAGCAGGAAACGCCACCCGCCCCTCCCGACCTGGCCGATGCCATGCCTTTCGACCTGGGTGGTGTTGCTCCGGATCTGCCCTCCCACGAGCCTCCGGACGAGCCCAATCCGGGCCTCAACGCTCCGATCGTTCCGGCCACCGTTCAGTTTGAGGAACTCCCGTCATTCGAGTCCGAGCCGGCCTCGGCATCGACCGATTTCGTCGGTGGCCAGCAGTCGCTCGGGTCTGAACTCCCTTCGGACGCTCCGGGAATCGAGTTCAGCGAACTCGCGGCTCCTCCCGGCGTTCCGCAGGACTCCCCCGCTGCGCCTGGGTTTGCCGACGCAATGCCCACGCCGGAACCGATTGAATCCCCCGAACTCGACTCGGCTCCAGTCTTTGAGGTGCCCAACGACCCTCCGGCCGACCTCGGGCCTCCGACCGACGACCCGGTCTTCGCCGGAGCAACGCCTGAGCCTCAAGACGCTCCCCCGGCTCCGGCCGAAGCTCCGGTATTCGATTCCCCGGCTCCCATGCAGGTCGAAGCCCCCCCGGCCCCTGCCTCCAATGGATCCCTGATCGGACGATCCCCAACGGATCCCCCATCGTTCTCCTCAACCGAACCCCCGGCCGACCCCTCAATTCGGACATCCGCCGCGCCTCAAGACGGCGTCGGTGCCATGTCGCAAAGCCTGGGAGACCGCTTCTCCGAAGGCCCTCGTGAAATCGGCCTGAACCTCGACGTGGCCATGCCGCAAACGTCGAACATCAACCTGCCGATGAAGGCCGTCATCACACTTCGGAATGACGGCCGAGACGACGCCTTCGATGTCGTCGTTCGCCTCCCGCTGCCCGACGGCCTCGAATTTCTCGAATCCTCTCCCCAGCCCGACGAACAAGCCGACGACGGCCGGATGCTGGTCTGGAAGTGGTCCTCTCTCGGCCCCAGCGACACCAGGTCCATCGACCTCACCGTCAAGCCCTTGAAGGCCGTGCCGATGGACCTCGTCCCCCGAGTCATGTCGGTCATGGCCGCCAAGTCGCGCACGACCGTTCAGGAGCCAAGGTTGAAGATCGACCTCGTCGGCCCCAACGACGATCAGGTCAAGGGGTCGGAAATCGACTTCAGCATCACCGTACGCAACAACGGCACCGGCCCGGCTCGACAGGTCAACCTGATCGCCACCCTCACCGGCGGCCTGAAGGGCTACGACCACAACGGCCAGCTCTCCGACGCTCCTCGCTTCGAGCAGATGATCGGCGATCTTGCCCCCGGAGAGGTCTTCGGCCCCGTGGTCCTCACG includes:
- a CDS encoding COG1361 S-layer family protein, with the protein product MPLRMSIAAVISLGLAVGVQFVSGQAAQQPPQVAQPPAPKPSAADDARLEPPRVASPAAIANSDAPAASEVTPPRVVEPDSNAARGSLPQLPVDSADIGPPAVASPRSLDLPPSDGMGELLPPSVADQPAMAIDQEQETPPAPPDLADAMPFDLGGVAPDLPSHEPPDEPNPGLNAPIVPATVQFEELPSFESEPASASTDFVGGQQSLGSELPSDAPGIEFSELAAPPGVPQDSPAAPGFADAMPTPEPIESPELDSAPVFEVPNDPPADLGPPTDDPVFAGATPEPQDAPPAPAEAPVFDSPAPMQVEAPPAPASNGSLIGRSPTDPPSFSSTEPPADPSIRTSAAPQDGVGAMSQSLGDRFSEGPREIGLNLDVAMPQTSNINLPMKAVITLRNDGRDDAFDVVVRLPLPDGLEFLESSPQPDEQADDGRMLVWKWSSLGPSDTRSIDLTVKPLKAVPMDLVPRVMSVMAAKSRTTVQEPRLKIDLVGPNDDQVKGSEIDFSITVRNNGTGPARQVNLIATLTGGLKGYDHNGQLSDAPRFEQMIGDLAPGEVFGPVVLTVLADSKGMQNCTIEALSPDVVPATPVSAKPVNIVVPELVLDVIGPESRPVGSVAEYTVTITNQGTRYASDVAVALFAPESGVPDVPQDAKYRQDPDKRLHSIYWRIPRLDKGESREFRVPIRLDRIALYTVEAAAHCEGFREGRDTKRSQKTTEVMGIPDVKIVDVTRKDTVIDAGDTTEFEIRIKNIGSKEATNVFIDFYTNEWISVEGTDPPNARTSDENPYHHGFDPIDRLAPGADRTFIVTVKAQKPGPAIANFDVHVYWEGIPDTAAVRSNNHVRIAEGQIARSDSNAPK